The Echinicola rosea genome has a segment encoding these proteins:
- a CDS encoding alpha-L-fucosidase: MRNINTRHFICFKKEILAIVFVCLMAYSPLLNAQSPYKPTWESLERYEIPEWFQDAKFGIYAHWGPVSSAFEGTDPDKYYRGWHGMIMYDDGKKVSLNGNGKPSNNYLHHAEKYGDPEQYGYKYIIEQFDPSGFDAEVWAELFAKSGAKFAGPVAMHHDNFAMWDSKATRWNSMNYGGIDPSAALKEAIENRGMRFMASFHHAFTWKYFGPAHAYGDIDPKDYDLYTNPHELDDDTPDKDFYKSWWAKLKEYIDTYQPDLIWFDWWLENMDEETRLKFLAYYYNQAEKWGKEVAVAYKESTFTTSTAVKDYERGRPNQPKSPAWLTDTSPGAWFYRPGAKFKSPNELVDILVDIVAKNGVMLLNVPPDPDGSIPSEMVDLLTDLGSWLEVNGEAIYGTRPWAVFGEGPTRLPEGGHKIEKLEISYTAEDIRYVKKSDQLVYAIVMDKPDGDIVLKTLSTDIGALNSKILEVSLVGSEEKLEWERNEKGLIIKKPAELPTGYAHCFKLTLEGYVENDIGGDVEDHID, translated from the coding sequence ATGAGAAATATAAACACTCGTCATTTTATTTGTTTTAAAAAAGAAATTCTTGCCATAGTATTTGTCTGCCTAATGGCTTATTCACCTCTCTTGAATGCCCAGTCACCTTACAAGCCTACTTGGGAGTCTCTGGAGCGATATGAAATCCCCGAATGGTTCCAAGATGCCAAGTTTGGGATCTATGCTCACTGGGGACCTGTTTCTTCGGCATTTGAAGGAACCGATCCGGATAAATATTATCGTGGATGGCATGGGATGATCATGTATGATGACGGAAAAAAAGTTTCCCTGAACGGAAACGGTAAACCTTCCAATAATTATCTGCACCATGCGGAAAAATATGGAGATCCTGAACAGTACGGATATAAATATATCATTGAACAGTTTGACCCAAGTGGCTTTGATGCGGAAGTATGGGCAGAATTGTTTGCCAAATCCGGAGCTAAATTTGCGGGGCCTGTGGCGATGCACCATGATAACTTTGCGATGTGGGACAGTAAGGCCACCCGCTGGAACTCCATGAACTATGGAGGAATTGATCCTTCTGCAGCACTAAAGGAGGCCATTGAGAACAGAGGTATGCGGTTTATGGCTTCTTTTCACCATGCGTTTACCTGGAAATATTTTGGCCCGGCACATGCTTATGGGGATATTGATCCAAAGGATTATGACCTATATACCAATCCTCATGAACTGGATGATGACACACCGGACAAGGACTTTTATAAATCTTGGTGGGCTAAGCTCAAAGAATATATTGATACCTACCAACCTGATTTGATTTGGTTTGATTGGTGGCTGGAAAACATGGACGAAGAAACCCGATTAAAATTCTTGGCCTACTATTATAACCAAGCCGAGAAATGGGGCAAGGAAGTGGCTGTAGCCTACAAAGAGAGTACTTTTACCACCAGTACGGCAGTGAAGGATTATGAACGTGGCCGACCCAATCAGCCCAAAAGCCCAGCTTGGCTGACAGATACATCTCCGGGTGCTTGGTTTTATCGTCCAGGGGCCAAATTCAAATCTCCCAATGAATTGGTGGATATCTTGGTGGATATAGTGGCAAAGAACGGAGTAATGCTATTAAATGTACCACCTGATCCAGACGGAAGTATCCCATCAGAAATGGTAGACCTATTAACAGATCTAGGAAGTTGGCTGGAAGTGAATGGTGAAGCGATTTATGGAACCCGGCCTTGGGCAGTATTTGGTGAGGGACCTACCAGATTGCCTGAAGGTGGGCACAAGATAGAAAAGCTGGAAATTTCCTATACCGCCGAAGATATACGATACGTGAAGAAATCCGATCAGCTGGTTTATGCTATTGTAATGGACAAACCTGATGGAGACATCGTCTTGAAAACACTGAGTACTGATATTGGAGCGCTCAATTCCAAAATTCTGGAGGTATCCCTCGTTGGATCAGAAGAAAAGTTGGAATGGGAGAGAAATGAAAAGGGGCTGATAATTAAAAAACCAGCTGAACTTCCTACAGGTTATGCCCATTGTTTTAAATTGACCCTGGAAGGGTATGTCGAAAATGACATAGGAGGAGATGTGGAAGACCATATAGATTAA
- a CDS encoding hybrid sensor histidine kinase/response regulator transcription factor, with amino-acid sequence MKLLNIPFLFLILIWGNGYGQTHNITFEHLTTEQGLSQNDVNAIAQDKNGFMWFGTHDGLNKYDGYNFQVFQSNPNDSSTISSNLIFALEEDPRGYLWVGTTGAGLNLLDISTEKFTRFYHTPENKEGLSNNFITQVVVSSKEEVWIATQNGLNLIRNTPLKSPVFEKFLVGTASKNPIQAIYEGRDGKIWFGTTSGLFYMVRNGKEYSVKEHPGFSNQNIRSLGENSKGQLLANADNTVYILVDGTFYPTVHGNFLSMTSDGKGSVWGGSSQGIQLMEEESTSPFLLEKEKFTVHVEDPTSLNKNNVRCIYHGTSGIMWIGTNGGGVNKVNLEKKAFRVYRKNIKEGSISYDKIRSIFEDSKDAVWIGTQGGGLNVDWDNNKGEKYQSFTHYDNDIKSIFSIEETVLSDNRIIWLGSEDQALSRVIFDQNGKATVDWDFGTKHGIYGAVFDLHSDKNGVLWVGTYHQGLYRLIPRPGGDYQVDQFTESDGLSIQMIRSLMQDKLGNLWVGTGKGLNLIRQHQLYQPHPAIEVYKNIPGDTTSLSYDYILDMYETLEGQVYIGTFGGGLNKVMMDGNGELSFKSYKETEGLSNNVVKGILEDNDGFLWISTNKGLNKFDPFEESFKTYDVTDGLQSNEFSELAAYKRHDGEMLFGGVNGFNAFYPHEIKDNPYKPKVAITDFQIFNKSVPLGQEFNGRVVLPKAIYESEEIDLKYWENNFTFEFAALHYAAPSENQYRYKLEGFDTKWTETSAERRFASYTNIGHGEYTMKVQAANNDGLWNEQEVAAIKVVIAPPFWLTWWAYLLYVAVVVLVLIGVRKYTLIGITKKHQLEVEHLTREKTEELHQMKLRFFTNISHEFRTPLTLILGPLEQLMKSSMQFSESERDRMYTLMQKNARLLLKLVNQLMDFRKIDQHKMKLFLSEQNVSEFVQELAEPFHLVGLSKEVEFDVRLQGEIHGLLDTDKVEKILYNLLSNAFKFTPKGGKVTLSVTPLTAKEWDGEEAVSIRVVDTGVGIPSDRIGKVFERFFQGNEKSGRYVGTGIGLSYTKSLVEIHQGKIAFESTEGKGTTFTVILPLHKQAYKDADNVVMNMETGFDLLPERWIDVDLEKDFTEKSPVPAAKGKHQQLLKLLIVDDNAEIRELIREAFYRQYEVVEAINGEQGLALTEKEEPDLIITDVMMPVMDGVEFCEHLKTNIKTSHIPVLMLTAKNTQEGELEGLKHGADMYLTKPFDLEKLVLRVNNLLKSREAMRQRFTNEVLLQPSEITVNSTDNSFLTQAMEVVEANMDNPDFTVEEFVKEMGMSRSKLHLKMKSLTDQSASEFIRTVRLKRAVQLMEKSDISVKEIMYQTGFNTASYFSKCFKKQFGMSPTDYLNKKKNQSITDHLN; translated from the coding sequence ATGAAACTGCTTAATATACCTTTCTTATTCCTGATATTGATTTGGGGCAATGGATATGGACAGACCCATAATATTACCTTCGAGCACTTGACCACAGAGCAAGGCCTGTCCCAAAATGATGTCAACGCCATTGCCCAAGATAAAAATGGGTTTATGTGGTTTGGCACCCATGATGGGCTGAACAAATACGATGGTTACAATTTTCAAGTTTTCCAATCCAATCCCAACGATAGCTCCACGATCAGTAGTAATCTGATATTTGCCCTTGAAGAAGATCCCAGGGGGTATTTGTGGGTGGGGACGACAGGGGCAGGGTTAAACTTGCTGGATATCAGTACCGAAAAATTCACACGGTTTTACCATACTCCTGAAAATAAAGAAGGGCTGTCCAATAACTTCATCACCCAAGTCGTGGTGTCCAGCAAAGAAGAAGTGTGGATAGCGACACAAAATGGGCTCAACCTCATCAGGAACACACCTCTTAAATCTCCGGTTTTTGAGAAGTTCTTAGTAGGTACAGCATCGAAAAACCCAATTCAGGCCATCTACGAGGGGCGGGATGGCAAAATTTGGTTTGGCACTACAAGTGGTCTGTTTTACATGGTGCGCAATGGCAAGGAGTATTCGGTGAAGGAACATCCTGGATTCTCTAACCAGAATATCCGCTCTCTTGGTGAAAACTCAAAGGGACAGTTGCTCGCCAATGCCGATAATACCGTTTATATTTTAGTGGATGGAACATTTTACCCTACAGTTCATGGAAACTTCCTGTCAATGACTTCGGATGGAAAAGGCAGTGTTTGGGGTGGATCCAGCCAAGGGATCCAATTGATGGAAGAGGAAAGTACATCCCCATTTTTACTGGAGAAGGAAAAGTTTACCGTCCATGTAGAAGACCCGACGAGTTTAAATAAGAACAATGTAAGGTGTATCTATCATGGAACTTCTGGCATCATGTGGATTGGTACCAACGGAGGAGGGGTCAATAAGGTTAATTTAGAGAAAAAGGCCTTTAGAGTTTACCGGAAAAATATCAAGGAGGGCAGTATCAGTTATGATAAGATTCGTAGTATTTTTGAGGATTCCAAGGACGCTGTTTGGATAGGCACGCAGGGTGGTGGGCTAAACGTGGATTGGGACAATAATAAGGGTGAAAAATACCAGTCATTTACCCATTATGACAATGATATTAAAAGCATCTTCAGTATTGAAGAGACCGTTCTGTCCGACAATCGGATCATTTGGCTAGGTTCGGAGGACCAAGCGTTGTCACGAGTAATTTTTGACCAAAATGGAAAAGCCACAGTGGATTGGGATTTTGGGACCAAGCACGGGATTTACGGGGCTGTTTTTGATCTTCACAGTGATAAGAACGGGGTGCTCTGGGTCGGTACCTATCATCAGGGACTTTATCGGCTGATACCACGACCGGGTGGAGATTATCAAGTAGACCAGTTTACCGAAAGTGATGGACTGTCCATCCAAATGATCCGAAGTCTTATGCAGGACAAGCTGGGCAACTTGTGGGTCGGAACGGGCAAAGGCCTGAACCTGATCAGACAACATCAGTTATACCAGCCCCATCCTGCCATAGAAGTCTATAAGAATATCCCCGGAGATACGACATCCCTGAGTTATGATTATATATTGGATATGTACGAGACCCTAGAGGGGCAAGTGTACATTGGGACTTTCGGAGGAGGATTAAACAAGGTCATGATGGATGGAAACGGGGAGTTGTCCTTCAAGTCGTATAAAGAGACAGAGGGCCTATCCAATAACGTCGTCAAGGGTATCTTGGAAGACAACGATGGTTTTTTGTGGATATCTACCAATAAGGGGCTCAATAAGTTTGATCCTTTTGAGGAGAGTTTTAAAACCTACGATGTGACTGATGGGCTGCAGAGTAATGAGTTCAGTGAACTGGCTGCCTATAAACGACATGATGGAGAAATGCTCTTTGGTGGAGTGAATGGGTTCAATGCTTTTTATCCCCACGAGATAAAAGATAATCCTTATAAGCCCAAAGTAGCCATCACCGATTTTCAAATTTTCAATAAATCGGTGCCGCTGGGTCAGGAATTTAATGGTAGAGTAGTCCTTCCAAAGGCCATTTATGAAAGTGAGGAGATCGATCTGAAATATTGGGAAAACAACTTCACTTTCGAATTTGCGGCGTTGCACTATGCAGCGCCAAGTGAAAACCAATATCGTTATAAGTTAGAAGGTTTTGATACGAAGTGGACCGAGACTTCTGCAGAAAGGAGATTTGCTTCCTATACCAATATTGGTCATGGAGAGTACACCATGAAAGTCCAGGCGGCCAATAATGATGGATTGTGGAATGAACAAGAGGTAGCGGCCATTAAGGTGGTCATTGCTCCTCCGTTTTGGCTTACTTGGTGGGCATACCTGCTGTATGTGGCTGTGGTGGTGCTTGTCCTGATCGGCGTAAGAAAATATACCTTAATAGGAATCACTAAAAAGCATCAGCTGGAAGTGGAGCACCTTACCCGTGAAAAAACCGAGGAACTGCATCAAATGAAGCTTCGTTTTTTCACCAATATCAGCCATGAATTCAGGACACCCCTTACGTTGATCTTGGGGCCTTTGGAGCAATTGATGAAATCAAGTATGCAATTCAGCGAATCCGAAAGGGATAGAATGTACACCCTGATGCAAAAAAATGCACGTTTGCTGTTGAAGTTGGTCAACCAGCTTATGGATTTTCGGAAGATTGACCAGCATAAGATGAAATTATTCCTTTCTGAGCAAAATGTGAGTGAATTTGTCCAAGAATTAGCAGAGCCATTCCACCTTGTAGGCTTGAGCAAGGAAGTGGAATTTGACGTTCGTCTGCAAGGCGAAATCCACGGTCTGTTGGATACAGATAAGGTAGAAAAGATCCTCTACAATCTTTTGTCCAATGCCTTTAAATTTACCCCAAAAGGTGGGAAAGTGACCTTGTCGGTAACACCACTTACCGCAAAAGAGTGGGATGGCGAAGAGGCTGTAAGCATCCGAGTAGTGGATACCGGGGTGGGGATTCCTAGCGATCGGATAGGTAAAGTCTTTGAACGCTTTTTTCAAGGCAATGAAAAATCAGGAAGATATGTAGGTACAGGTATCGGACTGTCGTATACAAAAAGCCTGGTGGAGATCCATCAAGGGAAGATAGCCTTTGAGAGTACAGAAGGCAAGGGGACAACGTTTACAGTTATACTTCCCCTCCATAAACAGGCGTACAAGGATGCCGATAATGTGGTGATGAATATGGAGACGGGCTTTGACCTTTTGCCGGAGAGATGGATAGATGTGGACTTGGAGAAGGATTTTACCGAAAAAAGCCCTGTGCCGGCAGCCAAAGGCAAGCATCAGCAGCTGCTGAAGCTGCTTATAGTCGATGATAATGCAGAAATCAGGGAACTTATCCGTGAGGCCTTCTATAGACAATACGAGGTAGTAGAGGCTATCAATGGTGAGCAAGGACTGGCGCTTACAGAGAAAGAGGAACCAGACTTGATCATTACAGATGTCATGATGCCAGTTATGGATGGGGTGGAGTTTTGTGAGCACCTTAAGACGAATATTAAAACCAGTCATATTCCTGTTTTAATGCTCACGGCAAAAAACACCCAAGAGGGAGAACTGGAGGGACTCAAGCATGGAGCTGATATGTACTTGACGAAGCCTTTTGACCTGGAAAAACTAGTACTCAGGGTCAATAATTTGTTAAAGAGCAGGGAAGCAATGCGCCAGCGTTTTACCAATGAGGTTTTATTGCAGCCATCGGAGATTACGGTAAATTCTACAGATAATTCCTTTTTGACCCAAGCAATGGAAGTGGTGGAAGCCAATATGGACAATCCCGATTTTACCGTGGAGGAATTTGTGAAAGAAATGGGCATGAGCAGGTCTAAGCTCCATCTAAAAATGAAGTCCCTTACTGATCAGTCCGCAAGTGAATTTATCAGGACGGTAAGGTTAAAACGGGCAGTGCAACTGATGGAAAAAAGTGATATTTCTGTGAAGGAAATCATGTACCAAACTGGGTTTAATACGGCCTCTTACTTTTCCAAATGCTTTAAAAAGCAGTTTGGAATGTCACCTACGGATTATCTCAATAAGAAGAAAAACCAATCAATAACAGATCATTTAAATTAG
- a CDS encoding thioredoxin domain-containing protein, translated as MKEKVGSFGVCLALMVSLLVMACTSKNQKEGHKNDLADALSPYLQQHSDNPIRWNEWSDEVLEKATSSNKLLVISIGYASCHWCHVMEQETFMDTLVAKEMNRDFISVKVDREQRPDIDQVYSKAAVLLNGSTGWPLNIIALPDGRPLVAATYMPKDRWLVLLKKASDLYREQPEALRRQAQNIVEKIIDPNDFQLTNKAKEHTGESSGMSGYASVYPILAQHFDGQFGGVLEQQKFPRVALWGAVLDYAALKSNKNAQKMVEKTLFQMSTGGLYDHVGGGFSRYSTDAQWQIPHFEKMLYDNAQLLGLFSKTYKITKQPLLRDRTLATFDWLREEMKGANGLYHCSMSAVSGQIEGLYYTWTWEELTALMSGEDRELFFSAFDITRDGNWQDGKNVLYRQYTDQELSEMYNLPENKVEKIIKSNLLRLHQRRKERKLPDVDTKQIASWNALLVQGLVEMYLAFGMEESFTEAVSLATTVHEKLQIEDYSLHRLATDKNAAPGNAFLDDYANWIAALIQLYQASLDKKWLDMALATTRYVLAHFDDPGSPLFTYSESNESTLYMSEVPVLDGDMISPNSLMAKNLFLVGTLFGNSKYIERSKAMLDEVTSTGMENIFQKASWWELMALHSEDITEVALLGDKAQDWAVKLQQRYYPNTLFIGGEEENLPLLKHKKVTGKTMIYVCRNKTCKLPVDQLELAVRQLKEP; from the coding sequence ATGAAGGAGAAAGTGGGTAGTTTCGGGGTTTGCTTGGCGTTGATGGTATCACTTTTGGTGATGGCATGTACTTCCAAAAATCAAAAAGAGGGTCACAAGAATGACCTGGCTGATGCATTGAGCCCTTATCTGCAACAACATAGTGATAACCCGATTCGGTGGAATGAATGGTCTGATGAGGTGTTAGAAAAGGCGACATCCTCCAATAAACTATTGGTGATAAGCATTGGATATGCTTCTTGTCACTGGTGTCATGTTATGGAGCAAGAGACCTTTATGGATACACTTGTGGCCAAGGAGATGAACAGGGATTTTATTTCCGTAAAAGTAGATAGAGAACAAAGGCCCGATATCGACCAAGTGTACTCCAAAGCTGCCGTTCTCCTAAACGGATCCACTGGCTGGCCACTTAATATCATCGCCTTACCTGATGGCAGGCCCTTGGTGGCAGCCACATATATGCCGAAAGACCGCTGGTTGGTATTGTTAAAAAAGGCCAGTGACCTGTACAGGGAACAGCCAGAAGCGCTGAGAAGACAAGCGCAAAATATCGTGGAAAAAATCATCGATCCCAATGACTTTCAATTGACCAATAAAGCCAAGGAGCATACGGGAGAGTCTTCCGGTATGTCAGGATATGCATCGGTATATCCTATTTTAGCGCAGCACTTTGATGGTCAATTTGGGGGTGTTTTGGAACAGCAGAAGTTTCCGCGGGTAGCGCTTTGGGGTGCTGTATTGGATTACGCAGCGCTTAAATCCAATAAAAATGCCCAGAAAATGGTGGAAAAGACCCTCTTCCAGATGTCTACAGGAGGGCTCTATGACCATGTAGGAGGTGGCTTCTCCCGGTATTCTACTGATGCGCAGTGGCAGATCCCGCACTTCGAAAAAATGCTCTACGATAATGCCCAGCTGCTCGGACTTTTTTCTAAAACCTATAAGATTACAAAGCAGCCGCTGTTGAGGGATAGGACCCTTGCGACCTTCGATTGGTTAAGGGAAGAAATGAAGGGGGCAAATGGATTATACCATTGTTCTATGAGTGCTGTTTCCGGGCAGATAGAAGGATTGTATTATACGTGGACATGGGAGGAGCTGACAGCGCTCATGAGTGGTGAGGACAGGGAGCTGTTCTTTAGTGCTTTTGACATTACCAGAGACGGCAATTGGCAAGATGGCAAGAATGTCCTTTATCGTCAATATACCGATCAAGAGCTCTCGGAAATGTATAATCTACCAGAAAATAAGGTCGAAAAAATTATCAAGAGCAATTTGTTAAGGCTTCACCAAAGAAGAAAGGAAAGAAAGCTGCCGGATGTAGATACGAAGCAAATTGCCAGTTGGAATGCGCTATTGGTACAGGGCTTGGTAGAAATGTACTTGGCCTTTGGGATGGAAGAATCATTTACCGAGGCAGTTTCGCTGGCCACTACTGTTCACGAAAAACTACAGATAGAGGATTATAGCCTGCACCGGCTTGCTACTGATAAAAATGCCGCCCCAGGAAATGCCTTTTTGGATGATTATGCCAACTGGATAGCCGCTTTGATCCAACTTTACCAAGCCAGTTTGGATAAGAAATGGCTGGACATGGCCTTAGCAACCACCAGGTATGTTTTAGCGCATTTTGATGACCCCGGATCGCCCTTATTTACGTACTCTGAGAGTAATGAAAGTACCTTGTACATGAGTGAAGTACCTGTGCTGGATGGAGATATGATTTCCCCTAATTCATTGATGGCCAAAAATTTATTTTTGGTCGGGACCTTGTTTGGCAACTCCAAATACATTGAACGGTCCAAGGCAATGCTTGACGAAGTGACATCAACAGGTATGGAAAATATCTTCCAAAAAGCTTCTTGGTGGGAATTGATGGCTCTCCATTCAGAAGACATCACCGAAGTGGCCTTACTTGGAGATAAAGCCCAAGACTGGGCGGTGAAATTACAGCAAAGATATTATCCCAACACCTTGTTCATAGGAGGTGAAGAGGAGAATTTGCCTTTGCTGAAGCATAAAAAGGTCACAGGGAAAACCATGATATATGTATGTAGAAACAAGACCTGCAAGCTACCGGTGGACCAGCTAGAGCTGGCGGTTCGTCAGCTTAAGGAACCGTGA
- a CDS encoding VCBS repeat-containing protein codes for MKNSYPTLLLLLCTVIVSCTRSSSDKSSDPLFSQVVPQSSNVHFSNDIIENDTLNYFNFPYLYMGGGVAIGDVNGDDLPDIYLTGNHKPNKLYLNQGDFSFKDVSETAGVQGDGRWYTGTLMADFNQDGWLDIYACVSGKNGRTDNQLFINNQDGTFSEMASTYGLDDLGNSIHATTIDFDRDGLLDVFVANYPLVPVSQGNLFYKELMDQNSWEDAGHLYRNLGNGNFQEVTAKAGVQNFGLTLGVMAADFNNDGWDDLYLSNDFNVPDYFYINNQDGTFREVSRESMNQTSMFGMGIDVGDINRDGLLDLVQVDMTPEDHLRSKTNMASMSPRTFYEAVELGFHYQYMQNSLQLNQGSSNGIPMFSNIARYAGIATTDWSWAPLWADLDNDGYTDLFVTNGMKRDVNNNDANMEIDEQSFFGNDLVLDINKLPSTPISNYAFKNLDGLKFQKTSKDWGLDQPGFSNGAAYADLDSDGDLDLVINNLGDKASIYENSGTGNSFLRVKLQGAANNLFGIGAKLEIYYQGNQQYIQHITSRGFQSSVEPIVHFGLGKGTQEVDSLVVKWPDGKVQKLTGLESSQELVVNHSDAREKPTPKKRAAWVSDLPSSSGLDFVHQEDEYDDFQYEPLLPHRNSAMGPGLAVGDIGQDGRDDLFIGNGAGYTSHVFVQKAGGNFQVLQGPWEMDKEQEDTGAIWFDADQDGDLDLYVVSGGNDKNKPADYYQDRLYVNLPAGFKKHSKATAATQGISGKVVCPFDFDGDGDLDLFIGGRILPGQYPRPAKSIILINNGQRDEDLEFKVLADGIENEHLGLVTDAVVSDFDNDGRDDLLVVGEWMNVTMLLNTPTGMINVTEDEGLGATRGWWYTVEKTDLDGDGKADFLLGNLGLNYKYKTSEASPFTVYLNDFDENGTSDIVLSYEKKGKQLPVRGRECSSQQVPAIAKRFETYSAFASASLEDIYGKKMLENSLSYDINTFASSWLHRDDEGKWQLSPLPQALQLSAIRDFLPVFINDDDKPDYIATGNLYQSEVETPRNDAGYGKMLLTTTEGALLPVPSSESGLYIKGEVMASSSIRLEGGQQALVFGINCGRLKVVTLDKP; via the coding sequence ATGAAAAACAGCTACCCAACATTACTATTATTGCTATGTACAGTGATTGTAAGCTGTACAAGGTCTTCATCTGATAAAAGTTCTGATCCACTGTTTTCGCAGGTTGTGCCACAAAGCAGTAATGTTCATTTTTCGAACGATATCATTGAAAACGATACCCTTAACTATTTCAACTTCCCTTACCTGTACATGGGTGGGGGCGTGGCCATTGGAGATGTAAATGGCGATGACCTGCCCGATATTTACCTTACAGGGAATCATAAACCCAACAAGCTGTACCTAAATCAAGGTGATTTCTCTTTTAAGGATGTAAGTGAAACTGCTGGAGTACAGGGCGATGGGAGATGGTATACAGGTACTTTAATGGCCGATTTTAACCAAGATGGTTGGCTGGATATTTATGCCTGTGTATCCGGAAAAAACGGGCGTACCGATAACCAGCTTTTTATAAACAACCAAGATGGTACTTTTTCTGAAATGGCATCCACTTATGGCCTAGATGACCTAGGAAACTCTATTCATGCCACTACGATTGACTTTGACCGAGATGGTTTGTTGGATGTTTTTGTGGCCAATTATCCTTTGGTACCTGTCAGCCAAGGGAACTTGTTCTATAAAGAATTGATGGATCAAAATAGCTGGGAGGATGCAGGCCACTTATACAGAAACTTGGGAAATGGAAACTTCCAAGAGGTGACAGCCAAGGCCGGAGTACAAAACTTTGGACTAACTTTAGGGGTAATGGCAGCAGATTTCAATAATGATGGTTGGGACGACCTTTACCTTTCCAATGACTTTAATGTCCCTGATTATTTTTATATCAATAACCAAGATGGGACTTTCAGGGAGGTGTCCCGTGAATCCATGAACCAAACCAGTATGTTTGGAATGGGCATAGATGTCGGGGATATCAACAGGGATGGACTATTGGACCTGGTGCAAGTGGACATGACACCCGAAGACCATTTACGATCCAAAACCAATATGGCGAGTATGAGCCCTAGGACTTTTTATGAGGCAGTTGAACTTGGGTTTCATTACCAGTACATGCAGAATAGTCTCCAGCTTAATCAAGGGAGTAGCAATGGAATACCCATGTTCAGCAACATTGCACGGTATGCGGGAATAGCTACTACGGACTGGAGCTGGGCTCCATTGTGGGCTGATTTGGATAATGATGGTTACACCGACCTGTTTGTGACCAATGGCATGAAAAGGGACGTCAATAATAACGATGCCAACATGGAAATCGATGAGCAATCATTTTTTGGAAATGACCTGGTGTTGGATATTAATAAACTACCCAGTACGCCCATTTCCAATTATGCGTTTAAAAATCTGGATGGACTGAAATTCCAAAAAACAAGCAAAGACTGGGGCTTGGATCAGCCGGGGTTTTCCAATGGTGCAGCCTATGCCGATCTGGACAGTGATGGAGATTTGGATTTGGTAATCAATAACCTTGGCGATAAGGCATCCATCTACGAAAATTCAGGCACTGGAAATTCATTTTTAAGAGTGAAACTACAGGGTGCCGCCAACAATCTTTTTGGGATAGGAGCCAAATTAGAAATTTACTACCAAGGGAACCAACAATATATACAGCACATCACTTCTAGGGGATTTCAATCAAGTGTGGAACCTATCGTTCACTTTGGCTTGGGAAAAGGGACTCAGGAAGTCGATTCATTGGTAGTCAAATGGCCGGACGGAAAAGTACAGAAGCTAACCGGCCTAGAGTCTAGTCAAGAGCTCGTTGTCAACCATTCAGATGCGCGAGAGAAGCCAACCCCCAAAAAAAGGGCTGCTTGGGTGAGTGACTTACCCTCTTCTTCAGGATTGGATTTTGTCCATCAGGAGGATGAATATGACGACTTCCAATATGAGCCACTTTTGCCGCATCGCAATTCGGCGATGGGGCCGGGACTAGCAGTAGGAGATATTGGCCAGGATGGAAGGGATGATCTGTTTATCGGTAATGGGGCAGGATACACATCTCATGTCTTTGTCCAAAAGGCAGGAGGCAACTTTCAGGTATTGCAGGGGCCATGGGAGATGGATAAAGAGCAAGAAGATACTGGAGCGATATGGTTTGATGCAGACCAAGATGGAGACCTTGACCTCTATGTAGTTAGTGGCGGAAATGATAAGAATAAACCTGCCGATTATTATCAGGATAGGTTGTATGTCAATTTGCCTGCTGGTTTTAAAAAGCATTCCAAAGCCACAGCGGCGACCCAAGGAATAAGTGGTAAAGTGGTGTGTCCATTTGATTTTGACGGAGATGGGGATTTGGATTTATTTATTGGAGGAAGGATACTTCCGGGGCAATACCCCAGACCTGCCAAAAGCATAATCCTGATTAACAATGGTCAACGGGACGAAGATTTGGAATTTAAAGTATTGGCAGACGGTATAGAAAATGAGCATCTGGGTTTGGTAACAGATGCTGTGGTTTCTGATTTTGACAATGATGGAAGGGATGACCTGTTGGTAGTGGGTGAGTGGATGAATGTCACCATGCTGCTCAATACCCCGACTGGAATGATAAACGTTACGGAGGATGAGGGACTGGGAGCTACACGGGGGTGGTGGTACACCGTAGAAAAGACCGACTTGGATGGAGATGGTAAAGCCGACTTCCTGCTCGGAAATCTGGGCCTTAACTATAAGTACAAGACCAGTGAAGCTTCACCCTTTACGGTTTACCTCAATGATTTTGATGAAAACGGTACCTCTGACATCGTCCTTAGCTATGAAAAGAAAGGGAAGCAATTGCCTGTCAGGGGTAGGGAGTGCTCATCCCAGCAAGTACCCGCGATTGCCAAGAGGTTTGAGACCTATTCAGCTTTTGCTTCTGCCAGCTTGGAAGATATTTACGGGAAGAAGATGCTTGAAAACTCATTGTCCTATGATATAAATACCTTTGCCAGCTCTTGGCTGCATAGGGATGATGAGGGTAAATGGCAGTTGAGTCCATTGCCTCAAGCATTACAGCTTTCGGCCATTCGGGATTTTTTGCCGGTTTTCATAAATGATGATGACAAGCCTGATTATATTGCTACAGGTAACCTGTACCAGTCGGAGGTAGAAACCCCGAGAAATGATGCAGGTTATGGAAAAATGCTACTGACAACCACAGAGGGTGCGCTCTTGCCGGTGCCCTCGTCCGAATCCGGGCTTTATATCAAGGGGGAGGTAATGGCATCCTCCAGCATTCGACTTGAGGGGGGACAGCAGGCGTTGGTGTTTGGCATTAATTGCGGTAGGCTAAAGGTAGTAACGTTGGATAAACCATAG